The Buteo buteo chromosome 1, bButBut1.hap1.1, whole genome shotgun sequence sequence CAGCACGTAAGTGAGCGAACTGCCCAACTGTGCCTTAATAAAGCTCCCTCTCGCTGCACGGCATGTTGAAGGTCGCTTGTTTTAGATAAGCACATGAAGTCATCaaaaggaagattaatttaaaagcttgctaacttttttcctttttttttggaatGTCAGTGAGGACTGAGAGCCAGACTAACAAAGTAACCGAGAAAGGACAAAGTGTTCACCCTGCCCAAAATGAAAATGCCTACAacttcttcccccctcccacgGTTCTCCCGGTGACGCCTCCCCTGAGCCAGCGTTACCTAACTTTTGCACAAACACGCAGTTCCCGCAAGCATCAACTTCAAACAGCTCTGGCTTTCTGTCTGATCACATCTCTGTTGAGGGGAGCAGAGGCAAAGAGCTACTACTGAGGCGTTCTGCAACTCTGCAAGGTAATCAGCTGgttgcatttttacttttcGTTTGTAATGCCTAACCAGTGGTTAAGTAGATTGATCAAAAAAAGCCTCTTGGCAAACTGTCTTGCTGGAATTTGTAGCAGGAGGAAAGTCTCAATACAAACTCAAAAATAGATTAAACAAGGCTTTGGCTTACTTGCTTCCtgcagggaaaaagaagcagtttTTAAGATCAAGATCTAGCGTAAAATATAAAATCACCAGCATTTTAGTCATGGGTGTCAGTTGTATGTGTTTAAACATGCATATGCATTCTGACTTAGTTTCAATTCATCACATTAGACAGATTTAGAAAGCAGCAGTCGACCGGGACCATGCTCCAGCTGTTTTGCTCAGCACTGCCACAGGCTGCATGCCTTTCTCCGCCGCCATACTGCTGAAAAAGCCCTTAATTCTTTGTAGTTTCTTGTACCTTTTTCAGGCTCTGAATTGCCAAgatgcttctgcttctttctctggTCACTGGGCTTGCCCTGTCTGCCTCTGGTGTCATGACAGCCAAAGAAACCGATTCAAGCCAAGAGTCATTTCATGACATACAGAAAAAAGTGAACGACCTCTGGCAGAATTTGCTCCACCCAGTAATGCCTGGTAATGAGACTGATGGGATGATTTACGCCACTTGTGAAATGAAACCCAGCTCCAAAATAGATGCTGACAAGCCACAAGTGACTGGACAAGTCTTATTCAGACAGCATTACTCACATGGAAGATTAGAAGCCATTTTTTACTTGGATGGGTTTCCGTTGGATAATAATCAATCTGGTAGAGCTATACACATCCACGAGCTTGGGGATCTCAGCAATGGCTGTGATTCTACAGGAGGACATTATAACCCTTTCGGTGTGAATCACCCCCGTCACCCAGGGGATTTTGGcaacttttttcctaaagaaggcaaaatcagaaaatacaaaacaaatctCTTTGCCACTATGTTTGGTCCATATTCCATCATGGGCAGATCCGTTGTGATCCATGAGCAGGAAGACGACATGGGCAAGGGCAACAATAAGGCCAGTTTGGAAAACGGAAATGCCGGGAAACGTCTGGCTTGCTGCGTGATTGGGATATGCAACAAGAACTTGTGGGAAGAGAAACTGCCTGAGGTTACAG is a genomic window containing:
- the SOD3 gene encoding extracellular superoxide dismutase [Cu-Zn], producing the protein MLLLLSLVTGLALSASGVMTAKETDSSQESFHDIQKKVNDLWQNLLHPVMPGNETDGMIYATCEMKPSSKIDADKPQVTGQVLFRQHYSHGRLEAIFYLDGFPLDNNQSGRAIHIHELGDLSNGCDSTGGHYNPFGVNHPRHPGDFGNFFPKEGKIRKYKTNLFATMFGPYSIMGRSVVIHEQEDDMGKGNNKASLENGNAGKRLACCVIGICNKNLWEEKLPEVTDKKKRGLNKRS